In Cygnus olor isolate bCygOlo1 chromosome 12, bCygOlo1.pri.v2, whole genome shotgun sequence, one DNA window encodes the following:
- the LOC121076945 gene encoding polycystic kidney disease protein 1-like 2, whose translation MGLLTLQYSVKASMTHVSSVTCSTKTLKLLPLFPLQVEASNTLKDVSASLLTVNTEDSRDDQKLKDAANYLFNAVSNVLQASVQTRAVNTSVPEAEQSSVSHQLLNTVENLQSALLFGKEPDDEPMVITTHSATMYINRLQTESLDGTAINISNSSSASFVLPTASSLSVSGIDDETVDIRASKQLLSDSI comes from the exons ATGGGATTACTTACACTGCAATACTCAGTAAAAGCCTCAATGACACATGTCTCTTCTGTCACTTGTAGTACCAAAACATTGAAACTTCTCCCTTTATTTCCCCTGCAGGTGGAAGCTAGCAACACACTAAAAGATGTAAGTGCTTCCTTGCTCACTGTAAACACAGAGGACAGCAGAGATGATCAGAAGCTAAAGGATGCAGCCAACTACCTATTTAACGCAGTGAGCAATGTCCTGCAAGCTTCCGTACAAACCAGAGCTGTGAACACTTCAGTGCCAGAGGCAGAACAG AGTTCAGTGTCACACCAGCTCCTGAATACAGTTGAAAATCTACAGAGTGCCCTTCTGTTTGGGAAGGAACCGGATGATGAACCCATGGTCATTACCACTCATTCTGCCACCATGTATATAAACAG ATTACAGACAGAAAGCCTGGATGGTACAGCCATTAATATCTCCaattccagctctgccagctttgTTCTTCCAACAGCTTCCTCTCTCAGTGTTTCAGGAATTGATGATGAAACAGTGGATATAAGGGCAAGTAAACAGCTTTTATCTGACTCAATCTGA